The genomic region GCGCAACTGATCGCGGCGGCGTTCTGCGCGTTCTCGATCACAAAGCCCACGACCTGGCAGGCGCGGGTCACGCCCCCGGACAAGGTCAGTGGCGTGATCCCCGGACCAGTGGGGCGGAGAACAACCGAGTGGCCGATGGTGTCGCCGATCAGGCCGACGTCCTTTCCATTGACGACGACGTTTTCTTGATAGATTCCGGGCGCGACCACAATGGCATCACCGGGGGCCGCGGCCTGCACCGCCAGGCCGATCTGGGCATAGTCCTCCGGAACATGGATCGTATGCCCGTAATGCTGTTGGTCGCACGTTTGCGACGGACCTGGTCCCCCACGAAAGACATGACCGATGAGGAGGGACACATCGCTGATGTTCGCGATACAGTCGCCGGTGAGATCACTGAGGTAGGGATCTTCCGGCAACGGCGCGCCGCGAAACACGATGTTGATGAGTGAGACGACGTCGACGACCGTCAGAGAACCATCCCCATCGAGGTCCCCCGGGGAGGGAATAAGGAACGACCAGATGGCGGAGGAATCGCTGAGGCCAGCCCGGTCGGTGGCCTTGACCTTCCACCAATACCGTTGACCGAAAGACAGCACCGGCACCAGAAACGCCGAATAGGTCAGTCCGCGATACTGCGTCTTGAACAGGAATGTGCTGTCGGAAGCGATGGTGAGCGTGTAGGTGACGACATCGCCAGGATCGGGGTCGAAGGCGTCTTCCCAGTCCAGTTGAGGGTTCAGGTCGGGGACCGCGACGCCCCCGGAAGGCGTTCCGAACGCCGGCGGATGGGGAGGGTCATTGTAGCGGTTCAGCCAGAATGACCGGCTCGGACTCCAGGGGCCATATCCGTACCCATCGGACGCGCGGGCGCGCCAGAAGTAGTCGCCGTTTTCCTCGATCAAAGTCGGTGTCACTGTCCAAGTGGCATACGTCCCCGAGACCGAAGCGACGAGTGACGTCAGCGCCGCATCGGTATAGACTTCGAAAGCGTATGTCAATGGATCGCCGTCTGGATCGACGGCCGGATCGACAATGAGAACAGGAGCGGTGGTCACAACACCGGCATCTGAAGGGGAACTGAGCGACGGTGCCGAGGGCGGTGAGTTTGTGCGAAAGGAGCGCACGGCCCAATCGCTCCAGATCGTCCCGTTGCTCACGCGGATGCGGATGTAGTAAACCTGGCCGATGCCGAGGGGTGAACCGGCATAGGTCGTCGTGTCCAGCGACCCGGCGAAGATGCCCGGCAGCCACATCTCGGCCACGGTCCAGTCCGGATCGGTGCCCACTTCGATTTCCACCGCCGCCTGCGGCTGGCCTCCGGGATCGTAATAGTGCCAGCGGATCAGGGGGTGCTCCTCCGTCACATGTTGAAGCCCATGCTGGCCGACGCTGATCGCCGTGACCCACAGTTCGCCGGACGCGGAACAGCCGACACCATAGGCGCCGATATCAACTCCCGCTTCACCCGCCGCGGCGCAGGGTGATCCCGGCCCCAGATGGTAGTCGCCGATGATGGTGTCGCAGTACAACGGATCCGCCTCGATGGAATTGGGTCCGGGCGCGAGCCGGTAATAGTCGGCGGGGGAGTTCTGCCAGAACGCGTTGTAACTGATTTCCACATAGCCATCGACGCCGACATCCGCGCCGATCGCGCCGCCGAGAGGGTAGCCGGTCGAGGTGTTCGAGAAGATGTTGTTCTTGATTTCACCCAAGTAGCCGCCAGTTCCACCCCACCAGATGGCATTGCCGCCACCGTATGAGATCCCACAGCGACAATGATCGAATGTGTTGTTCACGACCGTTGTTCCGTAGCGTCCTGTGGCGAGGCCGCCACCGTGGTCGGCAGTGTCGTAGGCAAAGAGATTGCCGGATACATAAACCGAACCGCCACCCGTGAACATGACAAGGCCGCCCCCCGAAGCGCCGCTGTAGTTGCCACGGAAGACATTGCCGACGACCTGGTGGGCTGCCTCGCCCTCGCAGAATATGCCGCCTCCGGAGCCTCCGGCCCGATTCGAATCGATCACATTGTTGATCACGTCCGCCGCGCCGGCGGACATTGAAATGCCGCCTCCGGTTCCCGCCGTGTTGTTGTGAATGTAGTTCTCTTCCACGAGACCCAAGCCGCCGTAGGAGAAGCTGATCCCGCCACTCGCGTTGTTGCGAATCTCGTTCTTGCGGATGGTTGGCGAGGCGCCGATGCAGTCGATCCCCCGGACGTTCTGTGCGCCTTCAATCACGAACCCGACCAATTGGCAGGAGCGCGTGACGGAGCCGCCAAACGTCACGGGAGACATGCCGAAGCCGGCCGGGTGCAGGCTGACCGAGAAGGCAACGGTGTCGCCGATCAGCACCAAGTCGTGCTGGTTGATGACCACGTTCTCGGTGTACACTCCGGGCGAAACGAGAACAGTGTCATTCGTGGCGGTCGCATTGATCGCCGCCTGGATGGTCGGTTGGTCGGCGGGCACACGAATCGTCGCCGCCGAGGCCGGTACAACAGCGACGGCCGCAACCAGGACCAGAACCGCAGGGTGACGACTCATGGTGGCCCTCCCCGGGTAAGCGTTCTTCAAATCACAAGATATGTCACGAGGCGCTGGTGTCAACTCCGAAAAGGACGGTGTCCCGGCATGGACTGACCGCTGGCGGCGACGCAGTGCCTCACGGCAGGCAAGAACCGTGCAGCAAGATGTCAGGTCGTGTCCAGCCCGTCCTTCATCTCTCGGACGAGCGCTGCCAGAGACGCAAAGAAACGGTCCCGGACCTGTTGGACATGGAGCGCCTCTTGGTGTCCGAGGATCGCCACGTCCCTGTCTCTAAACCTGTCCGGCTCCACCTGCACGGCATAGGAGTTTCGATGACGCTTCCATAACCACTCCGACGAACCAAACTGGATGCTTTCGGTGTCGGCCGCGCAGATCCGCTCCAAGAGCAGGCGGAGATTCCGG from Candidatus Zixiibacteriota bacterium harbors:
- a CDS encoding right-handed parallel beta-helix repeat-containing protein, which encodes MSRHPAVLVLVAAVAVVPASAATIRVPADQPTIQAAINATATNDTVLVSPGVYTENVVINQHDLVLIGDTVAFSVSLHPAGFGMSPVTFGGSVTRSCQLVGFVIEGAQNVRGIDCIGASPTIRKNEIRNNASGGISFSYGGLGLVEENYIHNNTAGTGGGISMSAGAADVINNVIDSNRAGGSGGGIFCEGEAAHQVVGNVFRGNYSGASGGGLVMFTGGGSVYVSGNLFAYDTADHGGGLATGRYGTTVVNNTFDHCRCGISYGGGNAIWWGGTGGYLGEIKNNIFSNTSTGYPLGGAIGADVGVDGYVEISYNAFWQNSPADYYRLAPGPNSIEADPLYCDTIIGDYHLGPGSPCAAAGEAGVDIGAYGVGCSASGELWVTAISVGQHGLQHVTEEHPLIRWHYYDPGGQPQAAVEIEVGTDPDWTVAEMWLPGIFAGSLDTTTYAGSPLGIGQVYYIRIRVSNGTIWSDWAVRSFRTNSPPSAPSLSSPSDAGVVTTAPVLIVDPAVDPDGDPLTYAFEVYTDAALTSLVASVSGTYATWTVTPTLIEENGDYFWRARASDGYGYGPWSPSRSFWLNRYNDPPHPPAFGTPSGGVAVPDLNPQLDWEDAFDPDPGDVVTYTLTIASDSTFLFKTQYRGLTYSAFLVPVLSFGQRYWWKVKATDRAGLSDSSAIWSFLIPSPGDLDGDGSLTVVDVVSLINIVFRGAPLPEDPYLSDLTGDCIANISDVSLLIGHVFRGGPGPSQTCDQQHYGHTIHVPEDYAQIGLAVQAAAPGDAIVVAPGIYQENVVVNGKDVGLIGDTIGHSVVLRPTGPGITPLTLSGGVTRACQVVGFVIENAQNAAAISCAAASPTIRKNHIRDNTSAGILLTGGSLALILDNFIYRNRAASGAGVCMDGAAADLIGNVIDSNRASFSGGGVYCSGEGPHQITGNVFRNNYSAASGGGIVCYPSGGSVTISSNLFVNDTADHGGGVATGRAGMAIVNNTFDRCIAGLSSGAGNAIWCGAGMTGEITNNVFSNTQSLYPVGGAVGAEPGVNSSVTSNFNALWNNTPGDYYQLTPGGDLVFDDPLYCDPTSGDYRLTPGSPCLGAGQGGSDIGAFGLGCAVSR